One genomic segment of Ferroacidibacillus organovorans includes these proteins:
- a CDS encoding phosphotransferase — MRDILFPVGWEIALPEFFAERGQRVCAVSQLRQGSFGTLYRLAVENGRGVMDHYVMKHLGEYHDLERVIAPLTARELSPFAVPIVGVIHSERGYATLAPDRGLPVREKRPLSVDALTRIVDHLVAMHITLSDRAGLWHQQGILPTLTVADTRAWMETGYQACRAALRGERVDWEKEAAHIAWFCEQRESLQVERFTMTHGDAHLGNLFDQDGRLEWIDWAFAAYAPPQRDLAVLVQDLAEETLHDMLRERMVTGYARAGWDIDRQAFARAYAAAFFENTWMMIGFDLQARLDETTEAQRKTRALQKLSWIARAWAEMTR; from the coding sequence ATGCGAGATATTCTTTTTCCAGTGGGCTGGGAGATCGCTTTACCGGAGTTTTTTGCAGAGCGGGGCCAGCGTGTGTGCGCGGTTTCGCAGTTGCGCCAGGGCAGTTTTGGCACGCTTTATCGCCTCGCTGTGGAGAATGGGCGGGGAGTGATGGATCATTATGTGATGAAGCACCTTGGGGAGTATCACGACCTTGAACGTGTCATCGCACCGCTTACCGCGCGAGAACTTTCGCCTTTCGCCGTGCCGATTGTCGGAGTCATCCACAGTGAGCGAGGCTATGCCACCCTCGCGCCAGACCGCGGGTTGCCTGTGCGTGAAAAACGTCCGCTTTCCGTCGATGCGCTCACGCGGATTGTGGATCACCTTGTTGCGATGCATATCACCCTTTCCGATCGTGCTGGGCTATGGCATCAGCAAGGCATATTGCCGACGCTCACTGTTGCCGATACGCGCGCGTGGATGGAGACGGGCTATCAAGCCTGTCGCGCCGCGCTCAGGGGTGAACGCGTGGATTGGGAGAAAGAGGCGGCGCATATCGCGTGGTTTTGTGAGCAACGCGAAAGTTTACAGGTGGAACGTTTTACGATGACGCATGGAGATGCGCATCTTGGCAATCTGTTTGATCAGGATGGGCGTCTGGAGTGGATCGATTGGGCGTTTGCCGCGTATGCGCCGCCTCAACGGGATCTTGCGGTGCTCGTGCAGGATCTCGCAGAGGAAACGCTACACGACATGTTGCGTGAACGGATGGTCACAGGGTATGCGCGAGCGGGTTGGGATATTGATCGACAGGCTTTTGCGCGGGCGTATGCGGCTGCCTTCTTTGAGAACACCTGGATGATGATCGGATTTGATTTGCAGGCGCGCTTGGATGAGACGACGGAAGCGCAGAGAAAAACCCGCGCGCTCCAGAAGCTGTCCTGGATCGCGCGGGCGTGGGCTGAGATGACACGGTAA
- a CDS encoding alkaline phosphatase family protein, which produces MNIQKRWVGIGATIVLTLASLTPSMAKSAHKAPEQSAKPFQHVYVIMMENQGTAQIINNPQLPFINHLIQSYGYENNYYGVTHESLVNYIASITGNNWGSNSDDPTQIFDHTSLADQLIAHHDTWKGYMQSMPYPGYAGCWYPDNLPSTASPSQTPSNALYAAKHNPFFFIPSIRNTKQNLNLVPFHQLASDLATNHVPNFAWISPNVINDMHGQPPGPGATAPYSDPNKLYAAGDAFVKSTVNEIMDSKSFKTSKSVIYIVWDESEYPSGTPTAQETSVFTAPGPDSPILPAGQVDGFINWSGGAYGGGQVPLIMIDSAYPHHFVINTWADHYNLLRTIEKNFNLGYLGNASDQAQIKSFSLPNGSSN; this is translated from the coding sequence ATGAACATTCAAAAGAGATGGGTCGGTATTGGCGCAACGATTGTGCTCACGCTTGCGTCGCTCACGCCATCCATGGCAAAATCTGCGCACAAGGCACCTGAGCAAAGTGCCAAGCCGTTTCAACACGTCTATGTCATCATGATGGAGAATCAAGGAACAGCGCAAATCATCAATAACCCACAGTTGCCTTTTATCAATCATCTCATCCAGTCCTACGGTTACGAGAACAACTACTACGGAGTCACTCATGAGAGTCTCGTCAATTACATCGCATCCATCACGGGAAACAACTGGGGTTCAAACAGCGACGATCCAACGCAGATTTTTGACCACACGTCTCTGGCGGATCAGCTTATTGCACACCACGATACCTGGAAAGGTTACATGCAGAGCATGCCTTATCCTGGCTATGCGGGCTGCTGGTATCCTGACAACCTTCCATCGACTGCAAGCCCCAGCCAGACGCCTTCCAATGCACTCTACGCGGCGAAACACAACCCGTTCTTTTTCATTCCAAGCATCCGCAATACAAAGCAAAACCTGAACCTTGTCCCATTCCATCAACTCGCGAGCGACCTCGCCACAAACCATGTTCCAAATTTCGCCTGGATCAGCCCAAACGTCATCAATGACATGCACGGTCAACCCCCGGGACCTGGCGCGACCGCACCATATAGCGATCCGAACAAGCTCTATGCGGCAGGCGACGCATTCGTCAAAAGCACAGTCAATGAGATCATGGATTCAAAGAGCTTTAAAACCTCAAAGTCTGTGATTTACATCGTTTGGGACGAGAGTGAATATCCATCAGGCACGCCGACAGCGCAAGAGACCAGCGTGTTTACAGCACCCGGCCCCGACTCCCCGATCCTTCCTGCAGGTCAGGTCGACGGATTCATCAACTGGAGCGGCGGTGCATACGGCGGTGGACAGGTCCCGCTCATCATGATCGACAGCGCCTACCCACACCACTTCGTGATAAACACGTGGGCGGACCATTACAATCTGCTCCGCACAATTGAGAAGAACTTCAACCTCGGATATCTCGGCAACGCGAGCGATCAGGCGCAAATCAAGTCATTTTCCCTGCCGAACGGCTCGTCCAATTAG